In Cicer arietinum cultivar CDC Frontier isolate Library 1 chromosome 1, Cicar.CDCFrontier_v2.0, whole genome shotgun sequence, one DNA window encodes the following:
- the LOC101502478 gene encoding protein trichome birefringence-like 21 — MESEATELFKSKFALKNIPKRVFIFPITALILVILLPLFTHLNQSSSKFLFTTTVVETTSCNLFSGKWVPYQKQPYYNESCPFITEKQNCLLHGRPDTDFLKWRWKPNDCELPMFDAIQFFKLVKGKSMAFVGDSIGRNQMESLLCLLNSVAHPEDITTKYVSNIEDLTYFKWWFYADYNFTITMLWSPFLVKSSKSYIYNSSFYQPENLYLDEPDTAWTSRIENFDYVIFSGGQWFFRPFIFYENGSVVGCQKCNNSIELNFYGYKKAYQTALKTMTNLKRFKGLAFLVTHSPNHFENGAWNEGGGCNRTQPFIKDQEWEVHPYGLEILHQIQFEEFSIAKKVAGENGLRLGLIDITDAMLMRPDGHPNKYGHALEKNVSLINDCVHWCMPGPVDTINEIFLYLMRMV; from the exons ATGGAATCTGAGGCAACAGAGCTTTTCAAAAGCAAATTTGCACTAAAAAACATACCCAAACGCGTTTTCATTTTTCCAATCACAGCACTAATCCTGGTCATACTTCTTCCTCTATTCACACACTTAAATCAATCATCTTCAAAATTTCTATTCACAACTACTGTGGTGGAAACAACAAGCTGCAATTTATTTTCTGGAAAATGGGTTCCTTATCAAAAACAACCTTATTACAACGAAAGTTGTCCTTTTATAACGGAGAAACAAAACTGTCTATTGCATGGAAGACCCGATACAGATTTCCTCAAATGGAGATGGAAACCAAATGATTGTGAGCTTCCGATGTTTGATGCAATTCAGTTCTTCAAGCTTGTTAAGGGAAAGTCAATGGCTTTTGTTGGGGATTCAATTGGGAGAAACCAGATGGAATCATTGCTCTGCCTCTTAAATTCT GTAGCTCATCCTGAGGACATTACAACCAAATATGTATCCAATATTGAAGACCTAACATATTTCAAATGGTGGTTCTATGCTGATTATAATTTCACCATTACAATGTTGTGGTCCCCTTTTCTAGTAAAATCCTCTAAATCTTACATCTACAATAGTTCTTTCTACCAACCTGAAAATCTTTATCTAGATGAGCCAGATACAGCTTGGACAAGTCGAATTGAAAATTTCGACTACGTGATTTTCTCAGGTGGACAATGGTTTTTCCGACCATTCATATTCTATGAAAATGGTTCGGTTgttggatgtcaaaaatgcaaCAACTCAATAGAACTCAATTTTTATGGATACAAAAAAGCATACCAAACAGCTCTCAAAACTATGACAAATCTTAAAAGATTCAAAGGGTTGGCATTTTTAGTGACACATTCTCCAAACCATTTTGAAAATGGTGCATGGAATGAAGGTGGAGGTTGCAATAGAACACAACCTTTTATTAAAGATCAAGAATGGGAGGTGCATCCATATGGTCTAGAGATATTACATCAAATACAATTCGAGGAATTTAGCATTGCAAAGAAGGTAGCAGGAGAGAATGGTCTGCGTCTTGGTTTGATCGATATAACGGATGCAATGTTGATGAGGCCGGATGGACATCCTAATAAATATGGGCACGCTCTAGAAAAAAATGTGAGTCTAATTAATGATTGTGTTCATTGGTGTATGCCAGGGCCTGTTGATACAATTAATGAGATTTTTCTCTATCTCATGAGAATGGTTTAA
- the LOC101502781 gene encoding protein LIGHT-DEPENDENT SHORT HYPOCOTYLS 10-like — translation MSTTMQNDAVQASSSTSRPNGADQQPTATAPLSRYESQKKRDWNTFGQYLRNQTPAVSLSQCNFNHVLEFLRYLDQFGKTKVHLHGCIFFGQPDPPAPCTCPLRQAWGSLDALIGRLRAAYEEHGGSPENNPFGSGAIRVYLREVKECQSKARGIPYTKKKKKRITQIKGTHATSKSFNQLAS, via the coding sequence ATGTCCACCACAATGCAAAACGACGCCGTTCAAGCCTCATCGTCGACGTCACGACCCAACGGCGCGGATCAACAACCAACCGCAACGGCTCCTTTGAGCCGTTACGAGTCACAAAAAAAACGTGACTGGAACACGTTTGGACAATACTTAAGAAACCAAACACCAGCAGTTTCATTGTCTCAGTGCAACTTCAACCACGTACTTGAATTCCTTCGTTACCTCGACCAATTTGGAAAAACTAAGGTTCATTTACACGGTTGCATCTTTTTTGGACAACCCGATCCACCAGCACCGTGCACGTGTCCTTTGAGACAAGCTTGGGGAAGTCTCGATGCACTCATCGGACGGCTTAGAGCAGCTTACGAAGAACACGGTGGATCGCCGGAGAATAATCCGTTTGGGAGCGGAGCTATTCGTGTTTACCTTCGTGAGGTTAAGGAGTGTCAGTCAAAGGCAAGAGGGATTCCTtacacaaagaaaaagaagaaaaggatCACTCAAATTAAGGGCACTCATGCTACTTCTAAGTCCTTCAACCAATTAGCTTCTTGA